Below is a window of Cygnus atratus isolate AKBS03 ecotype Queensland, Australia chromosome 3, CAtr_DNAZoo_HiC_assembly, whole genome shotgun sequence DNA.
TAAGAGGGGGGAAGACCTGTTACAGGGCGGTATCAGATGGATTTCCCACTAAATTTTTGTGCTAATACACACAAATGTTGTGGGACCAGATTGAGTTGTTTagctgaaaacaacaaatagCCAGCCAGTCGAAGAATTAAATGCTTTAAAGTTGTATTTTATGCAGATAGTTGGTAGCAGTTGTTTATTCACCATACAACAGCCATAGAGCACCACCCTGTGGGGATTTACGCTCCTGGGGGTTCAAGTTTATCATTCCACACCTCCAGCCTTACAACAAATGATTAAGTAAGCATTAAGGCCATCGTGCAAGTGATTTTACAGAGGTCAGTCACGCATTCCACTTCCTTGAAGAGGGCCTGGTTTGCACTGCACACATCTTTGGGCAGCAGACCTATATGGTGTTCGTACGCTGCAAAGTATAGGAACAGACTTTCCCATCGTgattctctcttcttcctttatgCTTCCACCCAGGGGAGATTGCTCCAGATTTGATTTTGCCAGGTGGAAAAGGGATTGACATCGCAGCCTTATCTCAACAGCTGCTGGTGGCAAAGCCGAGGAGGCCAGAAACTGTCTGAGGagatttttagagaaaatgttGGCAGCCCATTTTGATTGCCCAGGGGGCCCAGAAAATCTCTATGTGAAAGAAGTGATGAAACCACATCCAGGAGAAGGAGAAGTTCTTGTGAAGGTCTCTGCGAGCGCTCTGAATAGGGCTGATTTACTCCAGGTATGTGTATGTTAAGCAGGTTTATGTATCTGAAAACTACACCAACTTTTCAAGTCCCCCCATTTGAAGTCTTTACAAACCAGAAGAATTAAAAGAGATCGGGCCTGGTGAGCATTTGTATCTGAGACTTCAAAGGAAATCTTCATAGGGCTAAAAGAAGAGATGTCTCTTGATTCAGTAggtaaatgctttatttatttttttaagaataaaacataCTTAGTAATGAAACAAGAAGCATTGCCAAAGGATAGAAGATCCTTAAATTGCTGAAACATTTACGTAGTccaaaatcataaaatcagGATGAAATAAAAAGACTATTAGGTAGGAggcatgcaaataaaatattgcaggTCATTACGCTCATTGATGTGTGGCTTTTCCTTCCCTAccctctcttttgttttgttttagaggAGAGGGAAGTATCCTCCCCCCAGAGGAGCAAGTGATATTTTAGGCTTAGAAGCAGCTGGAAGTGTGGCTGGGCTTGGACCTGGCTGCAAGGGCCAGTGGAAGATTGGCGATGCAGTGATGGCTCTGCTCTCCGGAGGTGGCCAGGCAGAATACGTTACGGTACCCGAAGGCTACCTGATGCCAGTTCCAAACGATATGACTTTTATTGAGGCTGCAGCCATTCCCGAAGCCTGGCTAACagcctttcagctgctgcattttgtaGGTGAGAGGTGCATTTGCAAATCTGTCCCACCAAAACAGCTCGTCttcatttctgttattaaatCCTCTTTGTTGCCCCCATCTGAATGCTGTTTGCCTTTGAAAACCCTTTTCTCTGTCACTCACATGGGCCTTTTACTTATCTGGCCAGACCCAAATTCTGAAATCTTGACCACAACATACTCTGCTGACTGCGTATATACAAGGAAGGATATGGAAAGATGgccagttttttcttttcatctgtgtttctcAGCTTGAATCGTGATTTCCAGTAAGCCTACACTCTGAAATAACTTACATGTTCTGCAAATAACTGAATACATATCCTACTTGTAAAGATTTGTCTTCACTGCAAGCATGACCATATCGTGAATTTTCCTCACTAATTGCATTGTGGAATTACAGTAGACAACATCTACTTGTACCTTGCTTCACAGAGATGTTAACTGTAGGTAACATTCCCTCTGAGCTGATTTAAGAAAGGCATAAGCTTACACTCCTcgtttttaaaatgtactacAGAGGCACTACTAATTGCACTTTCCAGGGCTTTCCTCAGTTGAGAGATAACCTTCTTCTATCTTTTTCAGCAGTGGTACTTAAAAGCTATAATAAAGAACATGAGTTACAAAGAAGTATCTTCCCTCACTACCACAAATTCAGACTTGATTCGAGCTGTGTTGCTTCCAGTGGGTCTGTACTCAATTAGGATGATGTCTCCAGGACTACTAGGTGCCCCACTTCCAGTAGCAATCagtaggaaacaaacaaatgcattagGGCAAGGTGTAGATGGTAAGATGACAGGTAGAACTGGTCCTCAACAATACCCACCATTTGTGTAGCATTTTTCCACTGCTAAGTGCCTGGTATTAACTCAATGAATATTATTAACATTCTACTGGCAGCAGTGGATGGTCCCAGTATAAAAAGGCTGGCAGCTCTCACCCTGGCAGCTTTGTCATGGTTGCTCACCACTGGACAAGACCCAGCTAATGTcattccactgaagtcagtagaATGGAGTCCTGTTCGTACATTGTGAGTTCTGCTCATTctggatttgtttattttattaagtatATGAAGATATAAACAGTACCCACTTGACAAAGGCATCTCTttcagctttcaatattttcatctaTTCAGTATTTTCCACCTTGATCATGTTTTACTCCACTTATAAAGCCAACAGGGCAATCATTTCCCTTATGTCCTTGTTCAGGTAAAATACAGAAGGGGGAGAGAGTGCTGATCCATGCCGGAGCTAGCGGCGTTGGTATGGCAGCCATTCAGCTGGCAAAACTGGCAAAAGCTATTCCCATCGTGACAGCAGGAACTCAGGAGAAACTCAAAGCGACAGCAAAcgctggagcagctgcagggttCGACtacaaaaatgaagattttagTGAAAAGGTCTTGGCATTCACCCAAGGTAAGAACCTCTGAGTGAAAGGCAGGGTTGAGGAAGAGAGTGTACCTCCTAAAGCATATGCACGTCACTCAATTTCAACCGGGACTTGCCATCATCTTTTCAAAGAGACCAATTTTGTAGAGAGGCATGATTCACTTCAAATTTTTCATGTTCCCTTTGGTGCTGAACAGGATGGGAATCCAGTGGTATTAAATCTGCTTTATTATGGATAGGGcctaaaacagattttgacaAGAGAATGCAGAAAATCTTATGCCTTCCTTTTCCCAAAAATAAGTTCCTGGCCAATTTCCATACTGAATTACTAAATCCTGCTCTATTTCAATTCTATGCAATGTTCTTCTCTTCCTGTCCTAAACTCACTTTTCAGTACTGTAGACTACATTTTATCTTGGAAGTGATCTATTTCAGCTGGACTTGCAAAAATCACCTCGCAGGTTAGAATAGCAATTCTGTAATCAGTGGTCAATTTAGCAAGGAGGAAAGATGTCACCTTAATGAAGGAATAGACAGTAAGGATCCTGTTATCCTGTTCAGCCCAAGAATGTAACTTTCCTTAGTTTAATTGGGCTCTGTTTTCTGCATGGGCATGGGCTTCATGTTTATTTGCGGCATAAAAATTGTGCCGATATTATTGTTGCCTCTACAAGGAAGTGTAGCACTTGTATTTGTGTCTGAATATGGGCAAAAAAACTCTTACAGTTCTCttacagttagaaaaaaatagcttttataaGCATTTGAGACAATTTGTGACAGGGTTTGTATCTGTTATCTATAATGATTCATTTTTAGTGCCTGATGCTAGGATTCTTTACAAATCATTGTGCCAATTCCTAATTTCAGCAGAAGGATTTAAATAAGAATTGCAAGATTGATTCTGTACCTACAGAGAATAAGGTTTTAGTTTCACCTGAAATTACCCTACCTTTAGTGCAGCTCAACTAtaattgctgattttttttctgtttctacttGAGGTTCTGGAGTAGATATTATTTTAGATTGTGTTGGTGGCTCTTACTGGGAGAAGAACCTCAACTGTTTGAGTACTGATGGACGGTGGATTATTTATGGACTACTGAGTGGAGGTGATGTCCATGGAGATTTGCTTGCAAGGCTGCTTTCCAAAAGAGGGAGCATTCATACAAGTCTATTAAGATCACGAGACAAGGAGGCAAGTAATAATTATCAACAGTGTATATAGTTTGATCTTAAAATCTGTGGTAGTTTTGAGATCTTTCTTACGATATCAGCACTAAAACAGAATCTAATGCattattactaaaaaaaaagcGTGACCTTGAACTATCTCTACAAACTTTagaaaacattgcaaaattaagttacattttcccttttctacttgtctgaaatgctttccttttctaaCTACTGCCACAGAGGTATGATACCCAAGACTTTTTAATGTACTTCATGAGTACCATAATTTAAAGGTTTGTTCTAAGAAACAAAACTCAAGTGACTCAATCAAGTCTGGGGGAGGGGCAGAGAAAAACCTCCATTAAGTCACCTACAGACACACTTTTCAAAGTCAAGACCAAGTTTGATTCCAAGTTATGTAGAAATTTCTCAGTTATTACAGTAAAAAACACCAACATAGAGCTCTAGGATAGACTTTGTCCATAATCCAATACATAATATTTTCAAGGACCTTACCAGTTTGAGTTTTAAATGGTTCTGCACTGAGCTTTGGCCACTTCTTTTGGAAGAGAAGCTCATTCCCTTAAAATACAGTTCATCTATAAGTTTTCACTAGCAGTTTATACCTTTCAGATGTTTACGTGTTTGTCTCACTATGAAATATCTGGGAATTGTATACATTTTGCATGCTGTGTTTAGAGATACTTCTGGGAATGAAATGACTAGAAATaatcttcaaaatacttttatttttcttcagtataaGGAAAAGCTGGTGAAAGCCTTCACAGAAAATGTGCTGCCGTATTTTGCCCGAGGAGCCTCCCCTCGCCTCGAGCCATTTGTCGACAGCGTTTACCCTCTGCATGAGATCGCAGAGGCACACAGGgcaatggaagaaaacaagaatattgGCAAAATTGTCATTGAAATGCCTGTTTCAACTTAAAATTCAActtaaaaaaagcagcattttaaaaaaagatgaaactaCTGCTGTAGTTACTCGATGGGTAGGAGCACTATGGATGTTGTAAAAGCAGATTCAGCAATGTCTGCTTCCCTATCTGGAATGATTTATTGTGGAATGACTCAAAAAAACGAGGCGCAAAGCAAGGCCTTACAgaacacatttaataaaaagactCACGTTGCTGTGAAAGGACTCTAATGTTTTATTGTGGAAGGACTCAAAAGAACGAGGCATAAAGCAAAGCCGTGCAGGacacatttaataaaaagactCATATTGCAGCTCCAGCATTATGCCTTGAACCCGTGAGCAAAAGGcgaaaaaaaaacatttattgctCTCCAGAGCTCCACAAGCCACAATGAGGCCGCTGACGGAGAGCTGCGCTAAAATGGCCGCCCTCCCCTCAGTCGCCTGGGGGCGAGGTCCCGCGCTCCTCAACGCTCGGCTCCTAGCGCCGATGGCGTAGCGGTACGCTCCTTACGTTACGTCGCTCGCGTCGCATCGTTTACGTTACGCCCCTTGCGTTACGTCTTTTGCGGTGCGCCGCTCACGTTACGTCTCTCGCCTTACGTCGTTTGCGGTAAGCATCTTGCGTTACGCAGTTTGCGGTGCGCTGCGCGGTGCGTGCCGGGATAGCATCCGGGCACCCCGCTGAGGTAAACGGTGGGGCTGGAGGATCGCTGCTCGCTGCTATTTCGCTCCTAGGCCCCAGGTCCCCCATCCACCCGGCGCCATGGCGATGCAAGCGGCCAAACGAGCTAACGTGAGTGCTCGCCCCTGCCCCAAGGCCCTCGGGAGGGGTGTGAGGCGAAGGGTGGCCCTGGGAGAGGGGGGCGGCCCTCCGGGCTGCTCGCTCGTTAGGCAAAAGCACAGCTGCTgagggggagaaagggaggcGGTCTCTCAGCTGTTGTAGGCACGAGATTTAGTACTTAAGTTGTAACGTGTAAGGTTTGAAGTGAGCGCTCTGGATGTGTTACCGCATGGCTTGTTTCCCCACCAGATCCGGCTGCCGCCAGAAGTCAACCGGATCCTGTATATCAGGAACTTGCCCTATAAAATCACCGCGGAGGAGATGTATGATATTTTTGGGAAATACGGGCCTATTCGGCAAATCCGAGTGTGAGTATGTTTAGCTCCCTTTGCGAATTTAAGGGCTTTATGGGTTTTGGGGTAGCTTTTATAAGTCAATGGTGCTACTACTGTAGGTAAGAACTGGGTTTTACAGCTAAAAACTTGAACGTACTTCAGCAGCATCCCTGTGCCAGAGGGGAAGGTAgtgatgtttctcttctgtgtgaATTCTGTAGAAAAGAATATTGCTGGTAGATAGGCTGGAAAAGTTTAAACCTGGTGTGAACGTAGATATGGGGGGAAAATAAggacttttatttaaataaaccttAAATACACTAACCTTTTATTAtaagtaaatgtaaaaatgtgaGAGGCAAGGGTTGGAAGCAAGCACTTTTACTGCTTAATGAGTACTAGGTACTGAACTAACGGAAAAATTGAGATGTTGCTGTTGGTGCTGGACATGTCTACCGAAGTAATACACCATGGCCAGATACAGCTTGTTCCTGAGGTACATAGTCCATGGATCAGAGAGATTCAACTGTAATTTTCTCCTAAATGCACCGAGGTTATACCTGTCTACAGCACATCTGAGGTTTTTCCCTTTAGTTCCTTTGAATATTGAAGCCCCGAGCTCTGGTGTTCTTTGTTATCCTCAGTGCTGTCTGATTGCTGTGGATTTACCCATAATTTCATCTGGTTAATATCATGTTCTGCTAAGTTGCAGGCAAAAAGAGTTAGGTTGAAGCTGGAATTTACGATTAGCTATTGAGAACTGCAGTAAGATTGGCTGCAGTATTGACAttcttacaaaatgttttttttcccctcactaaGTATTTGGAAAGCAGTGGGGAGGTGACAAAACTTAGCGCTCATGTTagtacttaaaaagaaaacatcgTCAGTCATACTTCCTTAGATGAACAAATAGAAAGGAAATGCCGTTTATATTTGATAAGGTTTTCTTCATACTGCCTTTGTCCAGATGTTGACAAAATAACTTGTGGCATCTCTGAGTTTTGGAGTAGGTTGCTAGTTGGACTAGAGCAGAACGTGGCCTTGTTTATGTTGCTGTCTGCTTCCTCATGCTCTGAGAGTGGGGTGGGTAATGAATCCACAATGCGTTTCACTGGTTTGATTATGCAGGATGTAAAGATGGTAACAGCTGTGTAGACCAAACTTTACCCCAGATCAAAGTGCTTATTTCAGTCAGAGCCATAGCGAAGAAAAATGGTTGTTCAGTGTAAGGATCTGCATTGGgcttatgtggcaagggtttggtagcaggggagctgcaggggtggcttcttgtgagcagagcccagcagctgctccatgtcagatcagagccaaCTCCAGCTGGCTCAGAAAGActggctgctggccagagccgagccagtgaGTGATGTTATTTGCACCTCTGGGAGGGCAGAgttaagaaagaggaaaaaactgcGGCGCtacagcagctgtgagagagGGTGAGAAATTGTGAGAGAAGCTGCCCTACagcccccaggtcagtgcagcaggagggcaggaggtgctccaggcacgcagcacaagttcccctgcggcctgtggagaggcccctggtggagcaggctgtccccctgcagccca
It encodes the following:
- the TP53I3 gene encoding quinone oxidoreductase PIG3 isoform X4: MNQLQALLNDSLIRTKHVENAAIININERKVCASTFGFYVPPENAINLIYTFYNNLMQVRREGLYFKQKHYKCVRADEYSIYLKNPDGGLIAVKTNAFILIATYKVGMYPSVCVEAVEKLEKMLAAHFDCPGGPENLYVKEVMKPHPGEGEVLVKVSASALNRADLLQRRGKYPPPRGASDILGLEAAGSVAGLGPGCKGQWKIGDAVMALLSGGGQAEYVTVPEGYLMPVPNDMTFIEAAAIPEAWLTAFQLLHFVGKIQKGERVLIHAGASGVGMAAIQLAKLAKAIPIVTAGTQEKLKATANAGAAAGFDYKNEDFSEKVLAFTQGSGVDIILDCVGGSYWEKNLNCLSTDGRWIIYGLLSGGDVHGDLLARLLSKRGSIHTSLLRSRDKEYKEKLVKAFTENVLPYFARGASPRLEPFVDSVYPLHEIAEAHRAMEENKNIGKIVIEMPVST
- the TP53I3 gene encoding quinone oxidoreductase PIG3 isoform X1, with translation MLAAHFDCPGGPENLYVKEVMKPHPGEGEVLVKVSASALNRADLLQRRGKYPPPRGASDILGLEAAGSVAGLGPGCKGQWKIGDAVMALLSGGGQAEYVTVPEGYLMPVPNDMTFIEAAAIPEAWLTAFQLLHFVGKIQKGERVLIHAGASGVGMAAIQLAKLAKAIPIVTAGTQEKLKATANAGAAAGFDYKNEDFSEKVLAFTQGSGVDIILDCVGGSYWEKNLNCLSTDGRWIIYGLLSGGDVHGDLLARLLSKRGSIHTSLLRSRDKEYKEKLVKAFTENVLPYFARGASPRLEPFVDSVYPLHEIAEAHRAMEENKNIGKIVIEMPVST